A section of the Jaculus jaculus isolate mJacJac1 chromosome 6, mJacJac1.mat.Y.cur, whole genome shotgun sequence genome encodes:
- the Scaf11 gene encoding protein SCAF11 isoform X2, translated as MGDQEYEDKEGEGNRNNDTTAATTGLLYRETDRCPICLNCLLEKEVGFPETCNHVFCMTCILKWAETLASCPIDRKPFQAVLKFSALGSYVRVQVKRQLRETEDEKSESYCKKQLICHECSKRTEVVREDLSCTRFCDLKMIYRNSSSNTMGGKKDAAIKIDKPRRPSQCISPCFRNVFSNMFPAGCYTGEASLIHRAYCTELLEVSEISTLMRQKRQELELSWFPDTLPGIGRIGFIPWNIETEVLPVISSVLPRTIFPTTTMPLENFGTSCKEYALAHTKGGEEKKNTSGTSSTRGSRRKPATTTPTRRSTRNTRAEIVSQSEKSPVSNTSGVSAPGNNNPSVSVSPPAESEKQTKQAPKRKSMRRGRKAPLLKKRLRRSVPPSKKTSSSDSVEEETADSSDAPPVLEKEQSDVGSNNICSVQTDVENQLDNCLKSCSEQTEEYEEYNKHHDKGEEVEFTYSKSGTEDPPVLIGKEEENQTPKDTGTGLVAQVLCLESGISEDALVKGSDPLENQDQLSGSSESDLKAAICTPNESLTCSGSEVEVHQAVSSPVHAGPENAVPVDSEEKRVLSHIVESTDLKDAAVEINKSAESPKLEFSEGEIIHTLDKNATETSELQLPKHFETHNAEMTVALDSSENENVSSIQDSETNVLNNLNQMDTSLDEKAEHLVEHQGPLKSPDTEDQQNEKHFSEDNNETIPMECDSFCSDQNECEIESSVNAESKQLNENSQILSSENNSFLDPSNELTKTVCQPSECSTDTIEKARKPRTRRSRFHSPSTTWCPNKDTVEEKKRSQSPSPKRETGKESQMSPSPSPKKELARGRRRSRSLSPKTDIVGERNRSRSPNKESSRETRRSESLSPRRETSRENQKSQSRVKESSSREKSRSRSRERESDRESQRRDRDRKPRRWSRSRSRSRSPSRSRTKNKTSCFGRNERDSYSPRWKERWTHDGWRCPRGNDRYRRNDTEKQNEYPRKEKNDISLDTDDTNSAEKHRNDCPSWVTEKINSGPDPRTRNPEKLKDSHWEENRTENSGNSWNKNFGSGWMSNRGRGNRGRGTYRGNFAYTDQNERWQNRKPLSGNSNSSGNDSFKFMEQQPYKRKNEQEFSFDTPADRSGWTTASSWAVRKTLPADVQNYYSRRGRNSTGPQSGWMTQEEETTEQDSNVKDQTSQVDGSQLPINMMQPPMGVIQQQVSTHPPVNIFPYPMGVPAPLMNIQRHPFNMHPPLPLHLHTGVPLMQVAPPTSVTQGLPPPPPPPPPSQQVNYIASQTDGKQLQQGIPSVSHVSNNMSTPVLPAPPAAPGIMGTVQGPSSGNTSSSSHSQASNAAVKLAESKKLQIQEKAAQEVKLAIKPFYQNKDITKEEYKEIVRKAVDKVCHSKSGEVNSTKVANLVKAYVDKYKYSRKGSQKKTLEESVSTEKNIG; from the exons ACACTGGCTTCATGTCCTATTGACCGAAAACCCTTTCAAGCAGTGTTGAAATTTAGTGCACTGGGAAGTTATGTTAGG GTTCAAGTAAAAAGACAattaagagaaacagaagatgAGAAAAGTGAAAGCTATTGTAAGAAACAGCTGATCTGTCATGAATGTTCCAAAAG AACAGAGGTAGTAAGAGAAGATCTATCATGTACAAGATTTTGTGACTTGAAGATGATCTATA gaAACTCTTCAAGCAATActatgggaggaaagaaagatgcAGCAATAAAGATAGATAAG CCTCGAAGACCAAGTCAGTGTATAAGCCCTTGCTTTAGAAATGTTTTCTCCAACATGTTCCCTGCTGGTTGTTATactggagaagcttctcttatccATAGAGCTTACTG TACAGAACTTTTAGAAGTCAGTGAAATCAGTACATTGATGAGGCAGAAGAGACAGGAGCTGGAATTGTCATGGTTTCCTGATACATTACCTGGAATTGGaag aatTGGTTTTATACCTTGGAATATTGAAACAGAAGTCCTTCCTGTCATTTCCTCTGTGTTGCCAAGGACTATTTTTCCAACAACTACCATGCCATTAGAAAACTTTG GTACTTCTTGCAAAGAATATGCATTAGCACATAccaaaggaggagaagaaaaaaaaaatacttctggcACATCGAGTACCAGAGGGTCAAGACGCAAACCTGCAACAACTACTCCTACCAGGAGATCGACACGTAACACAAGAGCAGAGATAGTCAGTCAGTCTGAGAAATCCCCAGTATCAAATACTTCTGGGGTTAGTGCCCCAGGTAACAACAATCCTTCTGTAAGTGTTTCTCCACCAGCTGAgtcagaaaagcaaacaaaacaggcTCCAAAACGGAAGTCtatgaggagagggagaaaggcaccTTTACTGAAAAAAAGACTTCGTAGATCTGTACCACCCTCCAAGAAGACCTCATCCAGTGATTCAGTAGAAGAAGAAACTGCAGACTCTTCTGATGCACCACCTGTGTTAGAGAAAGAACAGTCAGATGTAGGAAGTAATAACATTTGTTCTGTGCAAACAGATGTGGAGAATCAGTTGGATAATTGCTTAAAAAGTTGCAGTGAACAGACAGAAGAATATGAGGAATATAACAAGCATCATGATAAAGGGGAAGAAGTAGAATTTACATATTCCAAGTCTGGCACTGAAGATCCTCCTGTGctaattggaaaagaagaggaaaatcaAACCCCTAAGGATACAGGTACAGGTTTAGTGGCTCAAGTTTTATGTTTAGAAAGTGGTATTTCTGAAGATGCTCTTGTAAAAGGAAGTGATCCATTGGAAAATCAAGACCAGTTATCTGGATCTTCAGAATCAGATTTAAAGGCAGCCATATGTACACCAAATGAGTCCCTTACATGTTCAGGATCTGAAGTTGAAGTACACCAAGCAGTGTCTAGTCCTGTGCATGCGGGACCTGAAAATGCAGTACCAGTAGACAGTGAAGAAAAACGAGTGCTGAGTCACATAGTAGAAAGTACTGATCTTAAAGATGCTGCAGTGGAAATTAACAAATCTGCAGAGAGCCCCAAGTTAGAATTTTCTGAGGGTGAAATTATACACACATTGGACAAAAATGCCACTGAGACTTCAGAGCTTCAGTTGCCTAAGCATTTTGAAACTCATAATGCAGAAATGACTGTAGCACTTGACAgttcagaaaatgaaaatgttagtAGCATTCAAGACTCTGAAACAAATGTATTAAACAATCTTAACCAAATGGACACATCTTTAGACGAAAAGGCTGAACATCTTGTTGAACATCAGGGACCTCTAAAGTCACCCGATACAGAGGATCAACAGAATGAGAAGCATTTCAGTGAAGACAACAATGAAACGATACCTATGGAGTGTGATTCATTTTGTAGTGATCAGAATGAGTGTGAAATTGAATCATCTGTAAATGCTGAATCTAAACAGTTGAATGAAAATTCTCAGATACTTAGTTctgaaaataattcattcttGGATCCTTCAAATGAGTTAACTAAAACTGTATGCCAGCCATCTGAATGTTCAACAGATACAATAGAGAAAGCCAGAAAGCCCCGTACTCGGAGGTCAAGATTTCATTCTCCATCTACAACTTGGTGTCCCAACAAAGATACTGTAGAAGAAAAGAAGCGGTCTCAGTCTCCCTCTCCCAAAAGAGAAACTGgaaaagaaagccaaatgtccCCGTCACCATCACCTAAGAAAGAGTTGGCTAGAGGTCGGAGAAGATCTCGTTCTCTATCGCCAAAGACAGATATAGTGGGGGAAAGGAACCGTTCTCGGTCCCCAAACAAAGAGAGTAGTAGGGAAACCAGGAGATCCGAATCACTGTCCCCAAGAAGAGAGACTTCTAGAGAGAACCAGAAGTCTCAATCAAGAGTGAAAGAATCTTCTTCAAGAGAAAAATCTAGGTCCcgtagcagagaaagagagagtgatagGGAAAGTCAGAGGAGAGATCGAGATAGGAAACCCAGACGGTGGTCAAGGTCCAGATCGCGTTCCCGATCACCATCAAGATCAAGAACAAAGAATAAGACCTCATGTTTTGGTAGAAATGAAAGAGATAGTTATTCTCCCCGATGGAAGGAAAGATGGACACATGATGGTTGGAGGTGTCCACGAGGAAATGATCGGTACAGAAGGAATgacacagagaaacagaatgaatacccaagaaaagaaaaaaatgacatcagtCTAGATACTGATGATACAAATTCTGCTGAAAAGCATAGAAATGACTGTCCCAGTTGggtaacagaaaaaataaattctggaCCAGATCCAAGGACCAGAAATCCAGAAAAGTTAAAAGATTCTCATTGGGAAGAAAATAGAACTGAAAATTCAGGGAATTCTTGGAATAAAAACTTTGGCTCGGGTTGGATGTCTAACAGAGGTCGAGGTAACCGTGGCAGAGGCACTTACAGAGGTAATTTTGCCTATACAGATCAGAATGAAAGGTGGCAAAACCGAAAACCCCTCTCAGGAAATTCAAATAGTTCAGGGAATGATTCTTTCAAGTTTATGGAACAGCAACCCTATAAGcggaaaaatgagcaagagttctcaTTCGATACACCAGCAGACAGATCGGGGTGGACAACTGCATCTAGTTGGGCTGTGAGAAAGACTCTGCCAGCAGATGTACAAAACTATTATTCACGGCGAGGGAGAAATTCTACAGGTCCACAGTCTGGGTGGATGACACAAGAAGAGGAAACAACTGAACAGG ATTCTAATGTAAAAGACCAAACAAGCCAAGTTGATGGCTCTCAGCTACCTATAAATATGATGCAGCCCCCAATGGGAGTTATTCAGCAGCAAGTGAGCACACATCCGCCTGTGAATATCTTCCCATACCCAATGGGTGTTCCTGCACCTTTGATGAACATCCAACGCCATCCATTTAATATGCACCCTCCGCTACCCTTGCATCTCCACACAGGAGTGCCTCTAATGCAGGTAGCTCCTCCTACCAGTGTAACTCAGGGACTACCACCTCCGccaccccctcctccaccatcccAACAAGTCAATTACATTGCTTCACAAACAGATGGGAAACAATTGCAGCAG GGTATTCCAAGTGTTTCTCATGTAAGTAACAACATGAGTACACCAGTCTTACCTGCCCCACCAGCAGCCCCAGGAATCATGGGAACAGTTCAGGGACCAAGTTCTGGTAATACTTCATCGTCCAGTCACAGCCAAGCCTCTAATGCTGCTGTAAAATTGGCAGAAAGCAAA AAATTACAAATTCAAGAAAAAGCAGCACAGGAAGTAAAATTGGCTATTAAGCCATTTTATCAAAATAAAGATATCACTAAGGAAGAATATAAAGAGATTGTACGAAAAGCAGTTGATAAA GTTTGTCATAGTAAGAGTGGAGAAGTAAATTCTACCAAAGTGGCAAATCTCGTTAAAGCCTATGTagacaaatataaatattcacGGAAAGGGAGCCAGAAGAAAACTCTGGAAGAATCTGTCTCTACTGAGAAAAACATAGGCTGA
- the Scaf11 gene encoding protein SCAF11 isoform X3, which produces MGDQEYEDKEGEGNRNNDTTAATTGLLYRETDRCPICLNCLLEKEVGFPETCNHVFCMTCILKWAETLASCPIDRKPFQAVLKFSALGSYVRVQVKRQLRETEDEKSESYCKKQLICHECSKRTEVVREDLSCTRFCDLKMIYRNSSSNTMGGKKDAAIKIDKPRRPSQCISPCFRNVFSNMFPAGCYTGEASLIHRAYCTELLEVSEISTLMRQKRQELELSWFPDTLPGIGRIGFIPWNIETEVLPVISSVLPRTIFPTTTMPLENFGTSCKEYALAHTKGGEEKKNTSGTSSTRGSRRKPATTTPTRRSTRNTRAEIVSQSEKSPVSNTSGVSAPGNNNPSVSVSPPAESEKQTKQAPKRKSMRRGRKAPLLKKRLRRSVPPSKKTSSSDSVEEETADSSDAPPVLEKEQSDVGSNNICSVQTDVENQLDNCLKSCSEQTEEYEEYNKHHDKGEEVEFTYSKSGTEDPPVLIGKEEENQTPKDTGTGLVAQVLCLESGISEDALVKGSDPLENQDQLSGSSESDLKAAICTPNESLTCSGSEVEVHQAVSSPVHAGPENAVPVDSEEKRVLSHIVESTDLKDAAVEINKSAESPKLEFSEGEIIHTLDKNATETSELQLPKHFETHNAEMTVALDSSENENVSSIQDSETNVLNNLNQMDTSLDEKAEHLVEHQGPLKSPDTEDQQNEKHFSEDNNETIPMECDSFCSDQNECEIESSVNAESKQLNENSQILSSENNSFLDPSNELTKTVCQPSECSTDTIEKARKPRTRRSRFHSPSTTWCPNKDTVEEKKRSQSPSPKRETGKESQMSPSPSPKKELARGRRRSRSLSPKTDIVGERNRSRSPNKESSRETRRSESLSPRRETSRENQKSQSRVKESSSREKSRSRSRERESDRESQRRDRDRKPRRWSRSRSRSRSPSRSRTKNKTSCFGRNERDSYSPRWKERWTHDGWRCPRGNDRYRRNDTEKQNEYPRKEKNDISLDTDDTNSAEKHRNDCPSWVTEKINSGPDPRTRNPEKLKDSHWEENRTENSGNSWNKNFGSGWMSNRGRGNRGRGTYRGNFAYTDQNERWQNRKPLSGNSNSSGNDSFKFMEQQPYKRKNEQEFSFDTPADRSGWTTASSWAVRKTLPADVQNYYSRRGRNSTGPQSGWMTQEEETTEQDSNVKDQTSQVDGSQLPINMMQPPMGVIQQQVSTHPPVNIFPYPMGVPAPLMNIQRHPFNMHPPLPLHLHTGVPLMQVAPPTSVTQGLPPPPPPPPPSQQVNYIASQTDGKQLQQKLQIQEKAAQEVKLAIKPFYQNKDITKEEYKEIVRKAVDKVCHSKSGEVNSTKVANLVKAYVDKYKYSRKGSQKKTLEESVSTEKNIG; this is translated from the exons ACACTGGCTTCATGTCCTATTGACCGAAAACCCTTTCAAGCAGTGTTGAAATTTAGTGCACTGGGAAGTTATGTTAGG GTTCAAGTAAAAAGACAattaagagaaacagaagatgAGAAAAGTGAAAGCTATTGTAAGAAACAGCTGATCTGTCATGAATGTTCCAAAAG AACAGAGGTAGTAAGAGAAGATCTATCATGTACAAGATTTTGTGACTTGAAGATGATCTATA gaAACTCTTCAAGCAATActatgggaggaaagaaagatgcAGCAATAAAGATAGATAAG CCTCGAAGACCAAGTCAGTGTATAAGCCCTTGCTTTAGAAATGTTTTCTCCAACATGTTCCCTGCTGGTTGTTATactggagaagcttctcttatccATAGAGCTTACTG TACAGAACTTTTAGAAGTCAGTGAAATCAGTACATTGATGAGGCAGAAGAGACAGGAGCTGGAATTGTCATGGTTTCCTGATACATTACCTGGAATTGGaag aatTGGTTTTATACCTTGGAATATTGAAACAGAAGTCCTTCCTGTCATTTCCTCTGTGTTGCCAAGGACTATTTTTCCAACAACTACCATGCCATTAGAAAACTTTG GTACTTCTTGCAAAGAATATGCATTAGCACATAccaaaggaggagaagaaaaaaaaaatacttctggcACATCGAGTACCAGAGGGTCAAGACGCAAACCTGCAACAACTACTCCTACCAGGAGATCGACACGTAACACAAGAGCAGAGATAGTCAGTCAGTCTGAGAAATCCCCAGTATCAAATACTTCTGGGGTTAGTGCCCCAGGTAACAACAATCCTTCTGTAAGTGTTTCTCCACCAGCTGAgtcagaaaagcaaacaaaacaggcTCCAAAACGGAAGTCtatgaggagagggagaaaggcaccTTTACTGAAAAAAAGACTTCGTAGATCTGTACCACCCTCCAAGAAGACCTCATCCAGTGATTCAGTAGAAGAAGAAACTGCAGACTCTTCTGATGCACCACCTGTGTTAGAGAAAGAACAGTCAGATGTAGGAAGTAATAACATTTGTTCTGTGCAAACAGATGTGGAGAATCAGTTGGATAATTGCTTAAAAAGTTGCAGTGAACAGACAGAAGAATATGAGGAATATAACAAGCATCATGATAAAGGGGAAGAAGTAGAATTTACATATTCCAAGTCTGGCACTGAAGATCCTCCTGTGctaattggaaaagaagaggaaaatcaAACCCCTAAGGATACAGGTACAGGTTTAGTGGCTCAAGTTTTATGTTTAGAAAGTGGTATTTCTGAAGATGCTCTTGTAAAAGGAAGTGATCCATTGGAAAATCAAGACCAGTTATCTGGATCTTCAGAATCAGATTTAAAGGCAGCCATATGTACACCAAATGAGTCCCTTACATGTTCAGGATCTGAAGTTGAAGTACACCAAGCAGTGTCTAGTCCTGTGCATGCGGGACCTGAAAATGCAGTACCAGTAGACAGTGAAGAAAAACGAGTGCTGAGTCACATAGTAGAAAGTACTGATCTTAAAGATGCTGCAGTGGAAATTAACAAATCTGCAGAGAGCCCCAAGTTAGAATTTTCTGAGGGTGAAATTATACACACATTGGACAAAAATGCCACTGAGACTTCAGAGCTTCAGTTGCCTAAGCATTTTGAAACTCATAATGCAGAAATGACTGTAGCACTTGACAgttcagaaaatgaaaatgttagtAGCATTCAAGACTCTGAAACAAATGTATTAAACAATCTTAACCAAATGGACACATCTTTAGACGAAAAGGCTGAACATCTTGTTGAACATCAGGGACCTCTAAAGTCACCCGATACAGAGGATCAACAGAATGAGAAGCATTTCAGTGAAGACAACAATGAAACGATACCTATGGAGTGTGATTCATTTTGTAGTGATCAGAATGAGTGTGAAATTGAATCATCTGTAAATGCTGAATCTAAACAGTTGAATGAAAATTCTCAGATACTTAGTTctgaaaataattcattcttGGATCCTTCAAATGAGTTAACTAAAACTGTATGCCAGCCATCTGAATGTTCAACAGATACAATAGAGAAAGCCAGAAAGCCCCGTACTCGGAGGTCAAGATTTCATTCTCCATCTACAACTTGGTGTCCCAACAAAGATACTGTAGAAGAAAAGAAGCGGTCTCAGTCTCCCTCTCCCAAAAGAGAAACTGgaaaagaaagccaaatgtccCCGTCACCATCACCTAAGAAAGAGTTGGCTAGAGGTCGGAGAAGATCTCGTTCTCTATCGCCAAAGACAGATATAGTGGGGGAAAGGAACCGTTCTCGGTCCCCAAACAAAGAGAGTAGTAGGGAAACCAGGAGATCCGAATCACTGTCCCCAAGAAGAGAGACTTCTAGAGAGAACCAGAAGTCTCAATCAAGAGTGAAAGAATCTTCTTCAAGAGAAAAATCTAGGTCCcgtagcagagaaagagagagtgatagGGAAAGTCAGAGGAGAGATCGAGATAGGAAACCCAGACGGTGGTCAAGGTCCAGATCGCGTTCCCGATCACCATCAAGATCAAGAACAAAGAATAAGACCTCATGTTTTGGTAGAAATGAAAGAGATAGTTATTCTCCCCGATGGAAGGAAAGATGGACACATGATGGTTGGAGGTGTCCACGAGGAAATGATCGGTACAGAAGGAATgacacagagaaacagaatgaatacccaagaaaagaaaaaaatgacatcagtCTAGATACTGATGATACAAATTCTGCTGAAAAGCATAGAAATGACTGTCCCAGTTGggtaacagaaaaaataaattctggaCCAGATCCAAGGACCAGAAATCCAGAAAAGTTAAAAGATTCTCATTGGGAAGAAAATAGAACTGAAAATTCAGGGAATTCTTGGAATAAAAACTTTGGCTCGGGTTGGATGTCTAACAGAGGTCGAGGTAACCGTGGCAGAGGCACTTACAGAGGTAATTTTGCCTATACAGATCAGAATGAAAGGTGGCAAAACCGAAAACCCCTCTCAGGAAATTCAAATAGTTCAGGGAATGATTCTTTCAAGTTTATGGAACAGCAACCCTATAAGcggaaaaatgagcaagagttctcaTTCGATACACCAGCAGACAGATCGGGGTGGACAACTGCATCTAGTTGGGCTGTGAGAAAGACTCTGCCAGCAGATGTACAAAACTATTATTCACGGCGAGGGAGAAATTCTACAGGTCCACAGTCTGGGTGGATGACACAAGAAGAGGAAACAACTGAACAGG ATTCTAATGTAAAAGACCAAACAAGCCAAGTTGATGGCTCTCAGCTACCTATAAATATGATGCAGCCCCCAATGGGAGTTATTCAGCAGCAAGTGAGCACACATCCGCCTGTGAATATCTTCCCATACCCAATGGGTGTTCCTGCACCTTTGATGAACATCCAACGCCATCCATTTAATATGCACCCTCCGCTACCCTTGCATCTCCACACAGGAGTGCCTCTAATGCAGGTAGCTCCTCCTACCAGTGTAACTCAGGGACTACCACCTCCGccaccccctcctccaccatcccAACAAGTCAATTACATTGCTTCACAAACAGATGGGAAACAATTGCAGCAG AAATTACAAATTCAAGAAAAAGCAGCACAGGAAGTAAAATTGGCTATTAAGCCATTTTATCAAAATAAAGATATCACTAAGGAAGAATATAAAGAGATTGTACGAAAAGCAGTTGATAAA GTTTGTCATAGTAAGAGTGGAGAAGTAAATTCTACCAAAGTGGCAAATCTCGTTAAAGCCTATGTagacaaatataaatattcacGGAAAGGGAGCCAGAAGAAAACTCTGGAAGAATCTGTCTCTACTGAGAAAAACATAGGCTGA